From Pseudomonadota bacterium, one genomic window encodes:
- a CDS encoding cytochrome c biogenesis protein, producing the protein MSHKILGVVTLMYLFIFFLHVLYFAVNKQKIISVIWIFLYVTLGLHTAGLTVRWIESYNLGIGHVPLSNFYESLIFYSWCISFLLVVMKKRLSFPSITALASLIALAFMGYASISPSVEKTIQPLIPALQSNWLHIHVFTCFIAYAAFVISFISSLLYFFKWKGVLPPRETLEDINYRSVVVGFPMLSAGILTGAVWAHYAWGSYWSWDPKETWSLITWIVYALFLHARIAKGLKGKKMAFFSILGFLCVIFTYFGVNFILSGLHSYTT; encoded by the coding sequence ATGAGCCATAAAATACTTGGTGTTGTAACGCTCATGTACCTTTTTATCTTTTTTCTTCATGTGCTCTATTTTGCCGTGAATAAGCAAAAGATCATCTCTGTAATATGGATATTCCTATATGTAACACTCGGGTTACACACTGCGGGGTTGACAGTCAGATGGATAGAGTCATACAACCTTGGCATAGGGCATGTACCGCTGTCAAACTTTTACGAATCCCTGATATTCTATTCATGGTGCATAAGTTTCTTGCTTGTTGTAATGAAAAAGAGGCTCTCTTTTCCGTCTATTACTGCGCTGGCATCCCTGATTGCCCTTGCGTTTATGGGCTATGCCTCTATTTCTCCATCTGTTGAAAAAACTATCCAGCCTCTTATCCCGGCTCTCCAGAGCAACTGGCTGCATATACACGTCTTTACCTGTTTTATCGCATATGCTGCTTTTGTCATATCATTCATATCAAGCCTGCTGTATTTCTTCAAATGGAAAGGAGTCCTGCCGCCAAGAGAAACTCTGGAGGACATAAACTACAGAAGCGTTGTCGTCGGATTTCCCATGCTCAGCGCAGGCATACTCACCGGCGCAGTATGGGCGCACTATGCATGGGGCTCTTACTGGAGCTGGGACCCCAAGGAAACGTGGTCGCTTATCACCTGGATAGTATATGCCCTCTTCCTCCATGCAAGGATTGCAAAAGGCTTGAAAGGAAAAAAAATGGCTTTTTTCTCTATACTTGGTTTTTTATGTGTAATCTTTACCTATTTTGGTGTAAATTTTATTCTATCCGGGTTACATAGTTACACGACGTAA